A stretch of Tigriopus californicus strain San Diego chromosome 11, Tcal_SD_v2.1, whole genome shotgun sequence DNA encodes these proteins:
- the LOC131890347 gene encoding uncharacterized protein LOC131890347: protein MQKILIFVALFGLSLASIRDNKNSQIVEAPQYNALTQETIVELYEFLKTELEGKDGGELAPLDQDKMILRNKRSAEASPFFFRRLFGFGRRNFGFGRRYRRGYFH, encoded by the exons ATGCAAAAG ATTTTGATTTTCGTTGCCCTTTTCGGCTTGAGCCTGGCCTCAATCCGAGATAATAAGAACTCCCAGATAGTGGAGGCTCCCCAATACAACGCCTTGACCCAGGAGACGATCGTTGAGTTGTACGAGTTCCTCAAGACCGAACTTGAGGGCAAGGATGGTGGTGAATTGGCTCCCCTGGACCAAGACAAAATGATCCTCCGCAATAAGCGATCTGCCGAGGCCAGCCCTTTCTTCTTCCGTCGTTTGTTTGGATTTGGTCGTCGTAATTTTGGATTTGGCCGTAGATATCGACGAGGATATTTCCACTGA
- the LOC131890236 gene encoding uncharacterized protein LOC131890236, which yields MQSIVVFFTLLALSLAAPQEDENPPMMETPEYVVLTQAKIVELYEFLKAELEGDDLDQMEPVELNMEALELDTDEPARKKRSAEAKPFFWRWLFGYRRHHGYGHRRRYHH from the exons ATGCAATCT ATCGTGGTTTTCTTCACTTTATTGGCCTTGAGCTTGGCCGCCCCCCAAGAAGATGAGAACCCCCCAATGATGGAGACCCCCGAATACGTTGTTCTCACCCAAGCCAAGATCGTGGAACTCTACGAGTTCCTTAAGGCTGAGCTGGAAGGAGATGACCTTGATCAAATGGAACCCGTGGAACTCAATATGGAAGCCTTGGAGCTTGACACGGATGAACCCGCTCGTAAGAAACGAAGCGCCGAGGCCAAACCCTTCTTCTGGCGTTGGCTTTTCGGATACCGACGTCATCATGGTTATGGACATCGAAGACGCTATCATCATTGA
- the LOC131890346 gene encoding uncharacterized protein LOC131890346, with the protein MKFVLVLTVLMGVALVSSQEDDTSQIMEAPEYNTLTQDKIVELYEFLRDELEGEDMEADLEKEVLRKRRSAEASPLFLRWLFGRRDYDYGYDNHHSHGYRSHGRRNFYH; encoded by the exons ATGAAATTC GTTTTGGTCCTCACCGTCTTGATGGGCGTGGCTCTGGTCTCTTCCCAAGAGGACGACACATCTCAAATTATGGAGGCTCCTGAATACAACACCTTGACTCAAGACAAGATCGTGGAATTATACGAGTTCCTCAGGGACGAGCTTGAGGGTGAGGACATGGAGGCTGATCTGGAAAAGGAAGTTCTCCGTAAAAGGCGAAGTGCCGAGGCCAGTCCCCTCTTCCTTCGTTGGCTCTTTGGTCGACGGGATTATGATTACGGTTATGACAACCATCACAGTCATGGGTATCGAAGCCACGGGCGTCGAAACTTTTATCATTAA